The genomic region CCCTAAACCCTAAAACCAAAACCGAAGAATACGACTTGAAAAATGACCCCTATTTGTTGGTGCAATCTAGCCCCCTAGACAAATTCAAGCAAACCCAAACGGGCGCGTATATGCGTCTTTTAAAGTTTTTAGACATTCAAAAAAACGCTTTAGATAACGCCTTAAGGACGCTTTTTATCAATGAATTAGAGCAGCCCTTAAACAGCGAGCAGCAAACTTTAGCCAAAGAGCTTCTCAATGAGCCTGTGGATAAAAAAGAAAATTTTGAATCCTTATGCCAAGAAATCGCCGACCACACGCATGGGGAATACACCAAACGCCTGAAATTAGTGGAATTTCTTATGTTATTAGCCTATGCTGATGGGATTTTGGATAGCAAAGAAAAAGAATTGTTTTTAGATGTGGGGGCGTTTTTGCAGATAGACAATCAAGATTTTAACGATCTTTATGATAATTTTGAACGCTTCAATTCAATAGAAATCCCTATGTCTTTAGAAGAAGCAAAAAATCTTTTTGAAATCCAAACCAATATAACCAAGCAAGATTTAGAGGAAAAAGCCTTGGATTTAAGTGCTCCCTACTACCATAAAATGAATGACAACAAACGCTACAGCGAACAAGATTTTACCTCTTTGAAAAAGATCGCCCTCGCTTCCCAACTTTTAGAAAATGATTTAAAAGACTCCTAAGGGGTCTTATGAAAAAGGCTATTGAATGCCCTTTTTAAAAGCCCTAGAATCTTTTGATGCGCCCTTTTTAGAAAAAGAAATTTCAAAGCGTTTTAGGGACAATTTAATTTTTTTCAAATCCTATCACCCCAATCTGTTTAACGCCCTCAATACGCCTTTTAAAAATTACCAATTGCTTTTTGAAAAAAACCACTTCAATCTCTTACACACGCCCACAAACGCTTTAAGCTACCCTAAAAATCAAATGATAGAAATCGCTTTTAACATGGCTTCTAACCCCCTGAATAATCCCAGATGGTCATTAGACAATAACCGCCTCTCTTTACATTATTTAAAAACTCAAAACAACCACCAACTCCCCCTAACCCTTAAAGCCACGCATGCGATCTCAAACTTTTTAAATAACCATCAAACGCCTTGCTCTTTAAAGAAATTTTTACCCCCTACCATGATTTATGGCGTTTTAGACGGCTTGTTTTTGGCTATTTTACAGGCTCAAAATTACCGCTTCCATTCGCTTTATTTGTTTGAAGAAAATTTAGATTTATTTAAAATCAGCTGTTATTTTGCGCGTTATGAAGATTTGATTATAAAAGGGGCTAAACTCTTTATTCAAGGGTTTTTTAACCCCAATGAATTAAAAATGGATTTTTTGAAACGCCCTATCACGCATTCTTTTTTAAAGCTAGAAATCATGCCCTATAAAAGCGCTTTTAATTCACGCATGCGAGAAAACATTCAAAGCTATTACAAACAAGCTTTAAGGGGTTGGGGGAGTTTTGAAGATGAATTGCTAGGATTAAAAAACACGCTTAAAAACTTACCCTTATACCAAACTCTAAAAACCAAACCTAAAAAGATTAACGCCCCCATTTGCGTGGTGGGTAATGGGCCAAGCCTGGATTTATTGTTGGATTTTTTAAAAGAAAATGAAGATCATTTCATTATTTTTTCATGCGGAACCGCTTTAAAGCCTTTAAAAACGCATGGCATCAAAGTGGATTTTCAAATAGAGGTGGAGCGCATAGACTATCTTAAAGAGGTTTTAGAAAAGGCCCCTCTAGAAGACACCCCCTTAATAGGGGCTAACATGCTCAATCCTAACGCTTTTAATGTGGCCAAAGAAGCGTTAATGTTTATGCGTGGGGGGAGCGCTTGCGCGTATATAAGCCCTTTAAATATAGAATACGCAGCGCCTTTTGTGGGCAATGCCGGGGTGGCTTTAGCGAGTTTGATGAGCGATGAAATTTATCTGTGTGCTTTAGATTGCGCTTATATCAAAGGGTTTAAAAAGCACGCTCAAAATTCCTATTATGAAAATGAAAAAGAAATTGACCCTTCGTCTTTAATCAGCGTAGAGGGTAATTTTAAAGGTTATGAAACTTTTAGCGACTCGCTTTTTTTGCTCTCTAAAGAAAGGATTGAAGAAGCCCTTAATTATTACCAGCCTAAAAAAGTCTATAATTTAAGTTATGGGGCTAAAATCAAGCATGCCGTTAGCCTCAATTATTCTCAAGTAAAATTGAAACATTCCAACAAACAAGAAGCTATCGCTCGCATTAAAAGCATGTTTAGCCCTAAAAGTAACCATGCTAAAGATTTAAAAAATTTGCAAAAAAATCTGATCAGTTTTAAAGAGGATTTTTTCATGCGTTTAAACACGCCTTGCAAAACCAAGCAAGAAATATTTGAATGGGTGGATAGCTTGAATGGGTTTTGCCAAACAACAAGCGCTAAAACCCCCACTATAGGCATTTTATTTGAAGGGAGTATCGCTCATATCTTACAAAGCGTATTGATCGTTTCATTGCATCTTAACGAAAATGAGCTTACGCATTTTACCAACCACTCTCAAAACACCTTAAAACAATTCCTTAAAAAAGCTTGTTTGTTATTGCAAATGCGACTCAAACAACCATGATTTTTATTTTTACATTATAATAACAACCAACAATCAAAGGGGTGCTCATGCCACACAATGAAATCACAAGGGTTCAAGTCCCTGCCTTAATGCATTTAGCCAAGTTGGGCTATGATTTTATCCCCACCAATTCTAAGCCTAACCTAGACACGGCCACTAATATCTTAACAGATAGTTTCACTCAAGCGTTTGAGCGATTAAACCCCACTAAAAACGCACAAGATTCGCTTACTGAAATGAAAAAACGCTTGAATTATAATGATTTAGGCAAAAGCTTTTATGAATACTTGCTCAAAAGCGAGAATCAAATCATAGACTTTGATAACCCTAACAACAATCTTTGTGAAATGATGGCTGAATTACCCTATAAATCCTTTAGGCCTGACACCACCCTTTTTATCAATGGCTTGCCTTTGGTGAATATAGAAGTTAAACAGCCTTACGCCGGACAAGGCATTAAAGAAGAAAGAGATCGCCACATCAAACGCTATGAAAACCCTGAAAACAAGATTTTTTATAACCTTGCACAAATTTGGCTCTTTAGCGATAACTTGCCCTATGATGGAAACAACCCCGATCAAGGCGCGTTTTATAGCGCTTCTTATTCGCCCATTTTCCAACGCTTTGTTGAAGCTGATAAGCTAGATATTACCCCCCCCCCCCGAAAAAATGATCAAAATGATCAAAACCATCAATCGCTTGAAGAAATTCAAAAAAGCGTCTTAAACGAATTTAACCTTAAAAACACCGACTGCCCAAAAAGCCCTAAAGACACCCCCACAAACGCCCTTTTAACTTCGTTTTGCTCCCCAAAAAGGCTTTGCTTTATCTTAAAATACGGCATCAGTTTCTTAAAAGAAAAATCAGAGTTTAAAAAACACATTTGGCGTTATGCGCAGATGTTTGCGAGCTTGAATGTTTTAAAAGAATTGCAAAAGCATTATCAAAATAACCCCAAAGACCCCCTAAAAGGCATCATTTGGCACACGCAAGGCAGCGGTAAAACCGCCTTAACCTATCATTTAACCAAACTCATAAAAGACTTTTTTAGCCCGCTAGGGAAAAAGACTAAATTTTATTTTATTGTGGATAGGTTGGATTTATTAGAGCAAGCCAAAAACGAGTTTTTAAAAAGAGGCCTTCAAGCGCATGAGGCAGAAAATAAAGAGGATTTGAGCCAAAAATTAAAAAACTCTAGCGTGTTTGAAAACCCTCAAGGGAATGATGAAATCATCGTTGTGAATATCCAAAAATTCAAAGCCCCCAATGAAGACTCTTCTGATAGCGCTCATAAAGAAATTATTTCTAAAACAGACTTGCAAAAATCCATTCAAAACAGCCACGATTTACAAAGGGTGTTTATCATAGATGAAGCCCACAGGAGCTACGATCCTAAAGGTTGTTTTTATGCTAATTTGATAGAATGCGACAAAACAGCGATTAAAATCGCCCTCACAGGCACGCCCCTATTAGAAGACAACGCGCAAGATAAAGCCACTAAAAAAACTTTTGGCAACTACTTGCACACCTATTCTTACACAGAATCCATTAAAGACAGACACACCCTAACACTCCAGTTAGAAACCATTGAAACAAGCTACAAAGAAAAACTACAAGAAATCTATCGCCTTTTACAAGAAAGCATCACTATTGAAGATGTAGAGGTTAAAAAAGAAACGATTTTTAATCATGAAAGATACATTAAAGAAATGCTCTTTTATATCATCAGAGATTTATTGAATTTTAGGCGTGTAAATAATGATGAAAATTTAAAGGCTATGGTGGTTTGTTTTTCAAGCGCACAAGCCAAATTAGCCAATTTGCTTTTTAATGAAGTCCAAGAAAAAGTCTTACAAGAAAACCCTAACCTGAAAATTTTAAAAAAACTCCAATCCAGCCTGATTTTGCATGACGAACGAGAAGTCAAAGAAAAGATTTATTCTTTTAAACATAAAGATACGGATATAGTCTTTGTGTTTAACATGCTTTTAACCGGCTTTGATTTACCCAATCTCAAACGCCTTTGTATCCACAGAGAGTTAAAAGATCACAATTTGCTCCAAGCCCTAGCCAGAGTGAATCGCTCCTATAACAACATGTCTTTTGGCTACCTTATAGATTTTGTAGGCATTAAAGAAAATTACGACAAAACGACTGATGATTACTTGGAAGAATTAAACCAATTCAATCAAAGCGATTCTAATATCAAAGATAATCTCAAAGACATGTTTGCGGATCGTGAGACTTTAGAAAAAGACATTAAAAACGCCTATGATGATCTTTTTAATTACCCCATTGATGATATAGAGGCCATGACTAGCGCCATTGTCAGTATGAGTGCAATGAACGAGCTTTTAAAAGTCTCACGTGCCATTAACACGCTTAAAATAAACTACAATTTAATCCGCACTTCTAATGATAAAAAAATCCTTTCCTTAAAAGAAAAAATTGATATTGAAAAGATCAGCAAAATCTCTTCAATGCTTCATCAAAAAGCCAAACACCTCCATGCGTTAAAAAATATCAATGAGCCTAAAAACCCAAACGATTTAATCGTTTTAGAAGACCTCATCGCTCTTTTAGACTTTAAAATAGAGTTTAAGGAAAGCAAAGAATGTAAGTTTTAAGTGTTCTCTAAGTTTCAATCTAAGTCAATTAAAAAATCATTGAAAATGTAGCATAAATTTTTTAAACAAAAGCTTAAAGAATAATTTCATTCCTTTAATATTGATGTGAGTTCTTATGAAATGGGCTGGTAGTTCTTATATGAGTTGCTAGTAAGTTTTAATGGTGTTTTGCTCCTAGTTCTTAATCATACAAGCAACCTAGTTCATATCATTAGAGCAGATAAGTTCTTAATCTATTTTCCCCTTAGTTCTTTGCTTAATGTGAGCTATTAGGTTCTAACTTGTGGCTTTTAGTTTTTATCGTGTAGCCCTTAGTTCCCTAATTGTTGCTTACAAGTTCTTACTACTTGCTTGTCAGTTCATAGCATTTAGCTTGCAAGTTCTTATTGGTAGGCTGTAAGTTCTTTTGCTTGTGCTATAAAGTTTTCATTCTATAGGCTACTAAGTTCTTACCATATGGCTATCTAGTTCTTAATGTTTTGACTACAAGTTCTTTCAATAAAAATCTCTAAGTTTTTATAGCGTT from Helicobacter pylori harbors:
- a CDS encoding tellurite resistance TerB family protein, producing the protein MEIILLIVAAVVLFYFYNTLKEYLKNPLNPKTKTEEYDLKNDPYLLVQSSPLDKFKQTQTGAYMRLLKFLDIQKNALDNALRTLFINELEQPLNSEQQTLAKELLNEPVDKKENFESLCQEIADHTHGEYTKRLKLVEFLMLLAYADGILDSKEKELFLDVGAFLQIDNQDFNDLYDNFERFNSIEIPMSLEEAKNLFEIQTNITKQDLEEKALDLSAPYYHKMNDNKRYSEQDFTSLKKIALASQLLENDLKDS
- a CDS encoding DUF115 domain-containing protein; protein product: MPFLKALESFDAPFLEKEISKRFRDNLIFFKSYHPNLFNALNTPFKNYQLLFEKNHFNLLHTPTNALSYPKNQMIEIAFNMASNPLNNPRWSLDNNRLSLHYLKTQNNHQLPLTLKATHAISNFLNNHQTPCSLKKFLPPTMIYGVLDGLFLAILQAQNYRFHSLYLFEENLDLFKISCYFARYEDLIIKGAKLFIQGFFNPNELKMDFLKRPITHSFLKLEIMPYKSAFNSRMRENIQSYYKQALRGWGSFEDELLGLKNTLKNLPLYQTLKTKPKKINAPICVVGNGPSLDLLLDFLKENEDHFIIFSCGTALKPLKTHGIKVDFQIEVERIDYLKEVLEKAPLEDTPLIGANMLNPNAFNVAKEALMFMRGGSACAYISPLNIEYAAPFVGNAGVALASLMSDEIYLCALDCAYIKGFKKHAQNSYYENEKEIDPSSLISVEGNFKGYETFSDSLFLLSKERIEEALNYYQPKKVYNLSYGAKIKHAVSLNYSQVKLKHSNKQEAIARIKSMFSPKSNHAKDLKNLQKNLISFKEDFFMRLNTPCKTKQEIFEWVDSLNGFCQTTSAKTPTIGILFEGSIAHILQSVLIVSLHLNENELTHFTNHSQNTLKQFLKKACLLLQMRLKQP